A window of the Dyadobacter pollutisoli genome harbors these coding sequences:
- a CDS encoding Eco57I restriction-modification methylase domain-containing protein, translating into MASQTRTYEKKKLLGQVYTPFHIVDKILNDSGFHDSDLTNKNILDPACGDGRFLVPIAEYIIKNTPTDQICNRLEQIHGWDIDKEAIRMCRQNLDNLIKPLGISVNWNVKRCDALKQKNTKKRFHFIVGNPPYIRIQHLPEEQRKFIQNQFSFCQSGSTDAYLAFFQLASMLLAEDGICGFITPNSWFTSETGKPLRAYFEQSHNLSHITNYGAIPVFGKMATYSAITIFGKTLTDGFCYQQCLSSDFQYNSRKIAVSELETNRPWHLSVLPQQDKIGQRLGDICQISVGLTTLADGLFIFTVGDEKDGVVEAVSKDGIAVYLEKELLKPIIKGSKLKTVSDPVTEYILFPYFQDIAGKQRIIDEKTLQEKFPKTYSYLLKVKPALDRRDNGKPNAVAWYAFGRAQGLDSSFGKKIIFSPMNLAPNFILYENPDVTVYSGYFIKYDGDYQALLAQLNSKRMADFIAVAGRDFQGGYKGYNKKAIENFIITDTPD; encoded by the coding sequence ATGGCTTCACAAACGCGCACTTACGAGAAAAAAAAACTGCTCGGACAAGTTTATACTCCTTTTCACATTGTTGATAAAATCCTAAATGATTCAGGCTTTCACGATTCTGATCTGACCAATAAAAATATTCTTGATCCCGCTTGTGGCGATGGTAGGTTTCTGGTGCCTATTGCTGAGTACATTATCAAAAATACCCCTACTGATCAGATATGCAACCGATTGGAGCAAATTCATGGTTGGGATATTGATAAAGAAGCCATTAGAATGTGCAGGCAAAACTTGGATAACCTGATTAAGCCACTTGGGATTTCAGTCAATTGGAACGTCAAAAGGTGTGATGCATTAAAACAAAAAAATACAAAAAAACGATTTCATTTTATCGTAGGAAATCCCCCCTACATACGCATTCAACACCTGCCTGAGGAACAGAGAAAATTCATCCAAAACCAGTTTTCATTCTGTCAAAGCGGATCCACTGACGCCTATCTCGCATTCTTTCAGCTTGCATCAATGCTGCTGGCAGAAGACGGAATTTGTGGATTTATCACACCCAATTCCTGGTTTACATCGGAAACTGGCAAGCCACTCCGTGCGTATTTTGAACAAAGTCATAACCTGTCACATATTACCAATTACGGCGCAATACCGGTTTTCGGGAAAATGGCTACCTACTCTGCGATTACTATTTTTGGAAAAACTCTCACTGACGGATTTTGCTACCAGCAATGTTTAAGTAGTGATTTCCAATACAATAGCAGAAAAATAGCCGTCTCCGAACTGGAAACTAACCGGCCGTGGCACCTTTCAGTGCTTCCACAGCAGGACAAAATCGGTCAACGATTGGGCGATATTTGCCAGATATCTGTTGGGCTGACTACCCTTGCCGACGGCCTTTTTATCTTCACTGTGGGCGACGAGAAAGATGGTGTCGTCGAAGCTGTCAGTAAAGACGGAATCGCCGTATACCTCGAAAAAGAGCTCTTAAAACCCATCATTAAAGGCTCCAAGCTTAAAACCGTCAGCGACCCGGTTACTGAATATATTTTGTTCCCCTATTTTCAGGATATAGCTGGTAAACAGCGCATTATCGACGAAAAAACATTGCAGGAAAAATTTCCCAAAACTTATTCCTATCTTCTTAAAGTAAAACCAGCGCTCGATCGTCGTGATAATGGGAAGCCGAATGCGGTGGCCTGGTATGCATTCGGGCGTGCTCAGGGGCTGGACAGCTCATTTGGCAAAAAGATCATTTTTTCGCCGATGAACCTGGCGCCCAATTTTATTCTTTACGAAAACCCCGACGTAACGGTTTATTCAGGATATTTCATTAAGTATGATGGTGATTATCAGGCGTTATTGGCCCAGTTAAACTCCAAAAGAATGGCTGATTTCATCGCCGTAGCCGGACGCGATTTTCAGGGAGGATACAAGGGCTACAACAAAAAGGCGATTGAAAACTTTATTATAACCGATACTCCTGACTAA
- a CDS encoding PIN domain-containing protein: MKLFLDTNVLLDHAMARPTGEPFEAKFILSWALENKIPMYVSPGSFYTFVYVLQKNGLRNEELKKRLILYLQFLHVCQTDKDCLLNGLESDFKNVEDSFQHHTAVKEGCDFLLTTNTKDFGFSNKTEMQVMSPSKFLTKVLKKKPGIDF; the protein is encoded by the coding sequence ATGAAACTATTCCTCGACACCAACGTCTTGCTTGATCATGCAATGGCAAGACCTACTGGTGAACCATTTGAAGCAAAATTTATACTTTCGTGGGCTCTGGAAAATAAGATTCCGATGTACGTTTCGCCTGGAAGTTTTTACACTTTTGTATACGTCTTGCAAAAAAATGGATTAAGAAACGAAGAGCTGAAGAAGAGGCTCATCCTTTACCTCCAATTTTTACACGTCTGCCAAACCGATAAAGATTGCCTCCTAAACGGGCTGGAATCTGATTTCAAAAATGTGGAAGATTCATTTCAGCATCATACTGCTGTTAAAGAAGGATGCGATTTCCTGTTAACTACGAATACCAAAGATTTCGGATTTTCAAATAAAACTGAGATGCAGGTAATGTCACCTTCCAAGTTTCTAACAAAAGTTTTGAAGAAAAAACCCGGTATCGACTTCTAA
- a CDS encoding DUF1572 family protein — MNKETFLTLFVRDLKRLRVEIEQYPSEESLWVPLPGTINSGGNLCQHLIGNLRTYVGLTLGGVAYVRNRDAEFADKVFSKSGLLEQIDLLLEIIPQALEKLDDTAMHAEYPRGVLDMFTEQSVNLILQHLLAHFSYHLGQINYHRRWVSTVFNQ, encoded by the coding sequence ATGAATAAAGAGACCTTCCTTACATTGTTTGTCAGAGATCTTAAAAGGTTGCGGGTTGAGATTGAACAGTATCCTTCCGAGGAATCACTTTGGGTACCGTTGCCAGGAACCATCAATTCCGGCGGAAACTTATGTCAGCATTTGATCGGGAATCTCAGGACCTACGTGGGTCTCACATTGGGAGGCGTTGCGTATGTGAGAAATCGTGACGCAGAGTTCGCTGACAAGGTTTTTTCCAAAAGCGGCTTATTGGAACAGATTGATTTGCTACTTGAAATCATTCCTCAGGCTTTGGAAAAATTGGATGACACAGCAATGCATGCTGAATATCCCAGAGGTGTTTTGGACATGTTTACCGAACAAAGCGTAAATCTTATTCTGCAACATTTGCTTGCGCATTTTTCATACCACTTGGGTCAAATCAACTACCACAGACGATGGGTATCGACCGTTTTTAATCAATAA
- a CDS encoding MFS transporter yields the protein MSETKTSTFIGYEKFIIALLATLQFTVVLDFMVISPLGYILLDKLSISTSQFGLVVSAYAFSAGAAGLITAGFADKFDRKKLLLFFYTGFVIGTFFCGIAPNYHFLLMARIFTGLFGGVISSISFAIITDLFAINVRGRVMGFVQMAFASSQVLGIPIGLYLAKAFSWHAPFLMIVGLSIIVGLLIVAYMKPINAHLKIQAKGNAFQHLGKTVARPEYLQAFAATTLLATGGFMLMPFGTAYGVNNLGIKEAELPTLYMITGICMLVFSPFIGKLSDKIGKYKVFLAGSAVTCIMTLIYCNLSVTPLWIIIGLNVLLFIGITGRMISASALMTAVPEPQDRGAFMGVNSSVQQIAGGIASLIAGFIVSESSTGFIENYPTLGNVVVLAVVITALLMFRIHKYVTAKVAMTTPTTAPDPVV from the coding sequence ATGTCAGAAACAAAAACAAGCACATTTATCGGCTACGAAAAGTTCATTATTGCGCTCCTGGCCACATTACAGTTCACGGTCGTACTGGATTTCATGGTCATTTCGCCGCTGGGATACATTCTCCTGGACAAACTTTCGATCAGCACCAGCCAGTTTGGGCTCGTCGTTTCCGCTTATGCATTCAGCGCGGGTGCCGCCGGCTTAATCACCGCAGGATTTGCCGACAAATTTGACCGGAAAAAGCTTTTGCTATTCTTTTATACCGGTTTTGTGATCGGTACTTTCTTCTGCGGGATTGCTCCCAACTACCACTTTTTGTTGATGGCGAGAATCTTTACGGGCCTTTTCGGAGGGGTAATCAGTTCTATCAGTTTTGCGATCATTACTGATTTGTTCGCCATTAATGTCCGCGGCCGCGTCATGGGTTTTGTCCAAATGGCCTTCGCGAGCAGTCAGGTTTTGGGTATTCCAATCGGCTTATATCTTGCCAAAGCATTCAGCTGGCACGCGCCATTTCTGATGATCGTCGGGCTGAGTATTATCGTTGGCTTGCTCATTGTCGCCTATATGAAACCGATTAATGCCCATTTAAAAATCCAGGCGAAAGGCAATGCATTCCAGCATCTTGGTAAAACCGTAGCACGTCCCGAGTACCTTCAGGCGTTCGCTGCGACTACATTACTGGCGACCGGCGGGTTTATGCTGATGCCTTTTGGTACTGCATATGGCGTCAACAACCTTGGCATTAAAGAAGCAGAACTGCCCACGTTGTATATGATAACCGGAATCTGCATGCTGGTCTTTAGTCCATTCATCGGAAAGCTCAGCGACAAAATCGGCAAGTACAAAGTGTTCCTGGCGGGGTCCGCGGTCACCTGTATTATGACCCTCATTTATTGTAACCTAAGCGTCACCCCGCTTTGGATCATTATCGGTTTGAACGTGCTTTTGTTCATCGGTATCACAGGTCGGATGATCTCAGCTTCGGCATTGATGACCGCCGTTCCGGAGCCTCAGGACCGGGGCGCTTTCATGGGTGTCAACTCATCGGTCCAGCAAATTGCCGGTGGTATTGCCTCGCTCATCGCAGGATTTATTGTGTCAGAAAGCAGCACAGGCTTCATCGAAAACTACCCGACACTCGGCAATGTGGTGGTGCTCGCGGTCGTCATTACGGCGCTACTCATGTTCCGTATTCACAAATATGTTACAGCAAAAGTTGCCATGACCACACCAACAACAGCACCCGATCCGGTTGTTTGA
- a CDS encoding TetR/AcrR family transcriptional regulator, producing the protein MRTRDVNKEALIREKAIEMIVNHGFDGLSMHKLAKSAGVSVATIYIYFKDREDLIQQLYTEESQKMASATLHNFDPESHFDEGLKVQWLNRMNYCFENPYSMTFMEQVKHSPLVDRSTIDRRFLDAMSRFVHKAIERNEIIPLPVEIYWSIAFAPLYQLVKFHISKTSMPGRPPFIFDDEKINLTLGLVLKALKP; encoded by the coding sequence TTGAGAACCAGGGACGTAAATAAGGAAGCGCTGATCCGTGAAAAAGCAATTGAAATGATTGTAAATCACGGGTTCGATGGACTGAGCATGCATAAGCTGGCTAAGTCTGCGGGGGTTTCTGTGGCGACGATTTACATATATTTCAAGGACAGAGAGGACCTGATCCAGCAGCTTTACACGGAAGAAAGTCAGAAGATGGCGAGCGCGACCCTGCATAATTTCGATCCTGAGTCGCATTTTGATGAAGGATTAAAGGTTCAATGGCTCAACCGGATGAATTATTGCTTTGAAAATCCGTATAGCATGACTTTTATGGAGCAGGTCAAACACTCTCCTTTGGTCGATAGGTCTACCATTGACCGGCGGTTTTTGGATGCCATGTCGAGATTTGTGCATAAAGCCATTGAACGAAACGAAATTATTCCTTTGCCTGTTGAAATTTACTGGTCGATCGCTTTCGCCCCTCTGTATCAATTGGTAAAGTTTCATATTTCTAAAACGAGTATGCCCGGAAGACCTCCGTTCATTTTCGATGACGAAAAGATTAATTTAACCCTGGGACTGGTTCTCAAAGCATTGAAACCCTAA
- a CDS encoding ParA family protein, with protein sequence MKIISIVNNKGGVGKTTSAQSIAAGLSKFANARVLVIDLDAQASLTKSFGINHAGLKKDSGSFITGEYEFDEIVKKVGDVDVLPGSAEMIHREDTIKSAPVFPFNLKIALEKVKDRYDFVIIDCPPALYGNTRLALVSCHQYYVPLQAEFLSYEGLRNFLVYSAEIKKISPSTNLGGVFATRYNPKIRKKISHELISATRDQLGDVFMESYIRDNIALSEAQANGTTIFDYAPHSNGAEDYYKLTKEILERINN encoded by the coding sequence ATGAAAATCATCAGTATTGTCAACAACAAAGGTGGTGTAGGAAAGACTACTTCTGCCCAGAGCATTGCTGCCGGTCTCAGCAAATTTGCCAATGCAAGAGTATTGGTTATTGATCTGGATGCACAGGCCAGTCTTACCAAAAGTTTCGGCATTAACCATGCGGGTCTTAAGAAAGACAGCGGGTCGTTCATCACCGGAGAATATGAGTTTGATGAGATCGTTAAGAAAGTTGGAGACGTTGATGTTTTACCCGGATCGGCTGAAATGATTCACCGGGAGGATACCATAAAATCGGCACCGGTTTTTCCTTTCAATTTGAAAATTGCATTGGAAAAAGTAAAAGACCGTTACGATTTTGTGATTATCGACTGCCCGCCGGCACTGTACGGAAATACAAGATTGGCACTGGTTTCATGTCATCAATATTATGTACCATTGCAGGCTGAGTTTTTGAGCTATGAAGGTTTACGCAACTTTTTAGTTTACTCCGCCGAAATCAAGAAGATCAGCCCGAGCACAAACCTGGGCGGGGTATTCGCCACACGCTATAATCCTAAGATCAGAAAGAAGATCAGCCACGAACTGATCAGTGCCACCAGAGATCAGCTTGGTGATGTATTTATGGAATCGTACATTCGCGATAACATAGCACTTTCAGAAGCGCAGGCGAACGGAACAACAATATTTGACTATGCCCCTCACAGCAACGGCGCCGAGGATTATTACAAGTTAACGAAAGAGATTTTAGAACGAATTAATAACTGA
- a CDS encoding DUF6364 family protein has product MKTTKEPKVKLTLSIRKSAIEQAKRIVASQGTSLSNLIEEYLVNYTKPEQEAGLSKPSLADQLFGCAKDGPLRYMTDKEIKDLMVKDKYGL; this is encoded by the coding sequence ATGAAAACTACAAAGGAGCCAAAAGTCAAATTAACCCTGAGTATCAGGAAGTCAGCGATTGAGCAAGCGAAAAGAATTGTCGCAAGTCAAGGCACTTCGTTATCTAATTTAATCGAGGAATACCTGGTAAACTACACCAAACCCGAACAGGAAGCAGGCCTAAGTAAGCCCTCGCTAGCGGATCAACTCTTTGGTTGCGCCAAAGACGGCCCTCTTCGTTACATGACTGACAAAGAGATCAAGGACTTGATGGTTAAGGATAAATACGGTTTATGA
- a CDS encoding pyridoxal phosphate-dependent decarboxylase family protein: METVLKNDIANFDEILGEVKNTGIDFLNNLNEWPTYAFDQEMQKGTLSDNGLGTAGSLAFFKDHYEKLMVAGAGPRYWGFVTGGATPAGIAGDWLTAVYDQNTQTVEGAGDISAAIEKETIRLLCELVYLPQDFNGGFVTGATMSNFTGLAVGRQWAGQKIGRDISRDGMTNDIVVLGATPHSSVIKSLSMLGFGSNNLVKIKTLPGREAIDIQHLEDKLISFEGKSVIVNCSAGTVNTVDFDDIQAIVALKKKYGFWLHIDAAFGGFAAASPRHHHLLNGWEQADSIAIDCHKWLNVPYDSAVILVRKEHDRLQIKTFQNTNAPYLGDPSDNFSYLNFLPENSRRFRALPAWFSLTAYGRKGFQSIVENSIAMANELADQISESTFLELTAPVRLNVVCFRLKTEQSKNAEFLNRLNKRGKVFMTPTTLAGNVCIRAAFVNYRTSKEDIEIAMQEMEETYRSL, translated from the coding sequence ATGGAAACAGTACTAAAAAATGATATCGCCAATTTCGACGAGATATTGGGCGAGGTGAAAAATACAGGGATCGATTTTCTGAATAACCTGAATGAATGGCCTACGTATGCATTTGACCAGGAAATGCAAAAGGGTACATTGTCGGATAATGGCTTGGGTACAGCCGGTAGTCTCGCTTTTTTTAAAGATCATTACGAAAAACTAATGGTAGCAGGCGCCGGGCCGCGGTACTGGGGATTTGTGACAGGAGGGGCAACACCGGCCGGAATTGCAGGGGATTGGCTAACAGCAGTTTACGATCAAAATACGCAGACGGTCGAAGGAGCTGGCGACATTTCCGCAGCCATTGAAAAAGAGACGATCAGGTTGCTGTGTGAATTGGTTTATCTGCCGCAGGATTTCAATGGAGGTTTTGTGACGGGTGCCACGATGTCGAATTTTACAGGTCTCGCCGTGGGCAGGCAATGGGCAGGGCAGAAAATCGGCAGGGATATTTCCAGGGATGGAATGACGAACGACATTGTGGTTTTGGGAGCCACGCCTCATTCTTCCGTCATCAAGTCATTGTCTATGCTTGGTTTTGGTAGTAATAATTTGGTAAAAATCAAGACATTGCCGGGTAGGGAAGCTATTGATATACAACACCTTGAAGATAAACTGATCAGTTTCGAGGGGAAATCTGTAATCGTCAATTGCAGTGCGGGAACAGTGAATACCGTTGACTTTGACGACATTCAGGCAATTGTGGCTTTGAAAAAGAAATACGGTTTCTGGCTGCATATTGACGCTGCTTTCGGAGGATTCGCGGCTGCGTCACCGCGCCATCATCATTTGCTCAATGGATGGGAGCAGGCGGATAGTATCGCGATCGACTGCCACAAATGGTTGAATGTACCTTATGATAGTGCTGTGATTTTGGTACGAAAAGAACACGATCGTTTGCAGATCAAGACATTCCAAAATACGAATGCCCCGTATCTGGGCGATCCGTCGGACAATTTTTCCTATCTCAATTTCCTTCCCGAAAACTCACGCCGGTTCCGCGCATTACCCGCGTGGTTCAGCCTGACCGCGTACGGAAGAAAAGGATTTCAATCGATCGTTGAAAATAGCATTGCAATGGCCAATGAATTAGCCGATCAGATCTCAGAAAGTACATTTCTTGAATTAACTGCGCCGGTAAGGCTCAATGTGGTTTGTTTTAGATTGAAAACTGAGCAAAGCAAAAACGCCGAGTTTTTGAACCGATTGAACAAACGTGGAAAAGTTTTCATGACGCCCACGACGCTGGCGGGCAACGTGTGCATTCGGGCGGCTTTTGTCAATTACCGAACGTCAAAAGAAGACATTGAAATCGCCATGCAGGAAATGGAGGAAACCTACCGCTCACTGTGA
- a CDS encoding M64 family metallopeptidase — translation MKTTFTTLFLLLISYVGFCQTYPVDTLYKTGPLSNRINVVILGDGFTKEELPKFTAEARKFADFFLSYEPYNRYKDYFNFFSIPTPSKESGVTNPGTAPDAYTDQPVGKKNTFYSGTFGSSIHRLVTINYAVALNVLASNLPEYDLTVVLINTTFYGGSGGSVAVHTLNEQANLIGVHEIGHTFSQLNDEYWAGSGYGWEAPNMTMDGNPATIKWKNWLNSNGIGIYKHQGDGDAASWHKPTQGTCLMEFLNQQFCAVCREATTEKILSLVMPVEKLEPDAEGTIMLDGPKTFKLHLINPVPNTVQVDWVLDGKAVTGGSGEITLSPDDINGFGVLSATVFDSTSMSRKSNIRDVRSWKFEWNLQSNSPQVFKIRASADSICLGREATLTASGCPGTISWATGEIGKSITIKPNATTSYEASCKVDGQATSKISKTITVLPLPTATASNTGPYFEGATITLTASGGTEYAWSGPRGFTANTQSASIPQAFKGSSGIYEVNVTDVNGCMAKAMTEVKVDPILAVGNRQEEWVQVSPNPAKDYVKVTTKLPGESQIVIFNQAGKKLASRIFTRQTELKLNAGSGLFIYKFSNGSKQMSGKLIVE, via the coding sequence ATGAAAACAACATTTACCACACTATTTCTTCTTTTGATAAGCTACGTCGGTTTTTGCCAAACGTATCCGGTAGATACCTTGTACAAAACCGGCCCGCTCAGCAACCGCATCAACGTTGTGATACTTGGAGACGGGTTCACGAAAGAGGAACTGCCAAAATTTACAGCAGAGGCCAGAAAGTTCGCGGACTTTTTTCTGTCTTATGAGCCATACAACCGGTACAAGGATTATTTCAATTTCTTTTCGATCCCTACACCTTCCAAGGAAAGCGGTGTGACTAATCCGGGAACAGCGCCGGATGCGTATACGGATCAGCCGGTGGGTAAAAAGAATACATTTTACAGCGGTACCTTTGGTTCATCCATTCACCGGCTGGTGACCATCAACTATGCAGTTGCGCTTAACGTTCTGGCCTCCAATCTACCGGAATATGATTTGACAGTTGTTTTGATCAATACCACATTTTACGGCGGTTCGGGCGGGTCGGTAGCAGTACACACTTTGAACGAGCAAGCCAATTTGATCGGCGTCCATGAAATTGGGCACACTTTTTCACAATTGAATGATGAGTACTGGGCTGGTTCGGGTTATGGCTGGGAGGCGCCTAATATGACAATGGATGGTAACCCGGCTACGATCAAATGGAAAAACTGGCTTAATTCGAACGGGATCGGGATTTATAAACATCAGGGAGACGGAGATGCCGCGAGCTGGCACAAGCCTACGCAGGGTACATGCCTGATGGAATTTCTTAATCAGCAATTTTGTGCAGTTTGCAGGGAGGCCACTACCGAGAAGATATTGTCACTGGTTATGCCGGTTGAAAAACTCGAACCCGACGCTGAGGGAACGATTATGCTTGACGGCCCCAAAACTTTTAAATTACATTTGATCAACCCGGTTCCCAATACCGTGCAGGTTGATTGGGTACTCGACGGTAAAGCTGTCACGGGAGGCTCGGGAGAAATAACGCTTTCTCCTGACGATATTAATGGATTTGGCGTCCTGTCTGCTACTGTGTTTGATTCTACCAGTATGAGCAGGAAGAGCAATATTCGGGATGTGAGGTCTTGGAAATTTGAATGGAACCTGCAATCCAACTCGCCGCAAGTTTTCAAGATCCGCGCGTCGGCTGACAGCATTTGTTTGGGAAGGGAAGCCACATTGACCGCCTCGGGATGCCCCGGCACAATTAGCTGGGCGACGGGAGAAATTGGAAAATCCATTACAATCAAACCTAACGCGACTACATCTTACGAAGCTTCCTGCAAAGTGGACGGTCAGGCGACTTCAAAAATCAGCAAAACGATAACCGTTCTTCCGCTTCCCACAGCCACAGCTTCAAACACCGGCCCCTACTTTGAAGGAGCAACCATTACATTGACGGCAAGTGGCGGAACGGAATATGCATGGTCCGGTCCGCGTGGTTTTACGGCCAATACACAATCGGCTTCTATTCCCCAGGCGTTTAAAGGTAGTTCCGGAATTTATGAAGTGAATGTGACGGATGTCAATGGCTGCATGGCGAAAGCGATGACGGAGGTAAAAGTAGATCCTATCCTGGCAGTGGGTAATCGCCAGGAGGAATGGGTACAGGTTTCTCCCAACCCCGCGAAAGATTATGTGAAGGTGACAACCAAACTTCCCGGCGAGTCGCAGATCGTGATTTTCAATCAAGCCGGGAAGAAACTGGCGAGCAGAATTTTCACAAGACAAACAGAACTGAAATTGAATGCAGGCAGCGGATTGTTCATTTACAAATTTAGTAATGGAAGCAAGCAAATGTCCGGCAAGCTGATCGTGGAATAA
- a CDS encoding Ppx/GppA phosphatase family protein, with amino-acid sequence MKRLTVAGRLIITAIILGAIFLGYKYLGGKKALDQMAQDQAQSPQTEATTDTTEASSTESSSSENPEATSTESTSFTYTPPAPVDGKLRGVVELGASGFNSFIIKVDAQKRWNLEKSEFGNSLVTENMATDEDVRIGLKKYIGSMLDYGVGSKDIHFVVSSGAAKAEVTQKITRVLKSLGYVVNQVTPEQEGQLALKSVLPAEYAGKAFVVDIGSGNTKISWIKDGKVSALESYGAKYFQDGTDDSKVYQEVSAKAKQIPADLRGTCFIIGGVPFEMAKEVRKGKERYTTLSAPLAYSKMTNAKSKAGVNIYKAVTDATGCKQFVFDWDANFTIGFLLGL; translated from the coding sequence ATGAAAAGACTGACAGTAGCAGGCAGATTGATCATTACTGCCATCATTCTAGGAGCCATTTTCCTGGGGTATAAATATCTCGGAGGCAAAAAAGCGCTGGATCAAATGGCCCAGGACCAGGCGCAGAGCCCGCAAACAGAAGCAACAACAGACACAACAGAAGCATCTTCAACGGAAAGCAGCAGCTCTGAAAACCCGGAAGCGACCAGCACAGAATCAACTTCCTTTACCTACACTCCTCCTGCTCCCGTTGACGGCAAACTCCGTGGTGTAGTGGAATTGGGGGCCAGTGGATTCAACTCGTTTATCATCAAAGTAGATGCACAAAAACGCTGGAACCTCGAAAAATCAGAATTCGGAAACAGCCTTGTGACTGAAAACATGGCTACCGATGAAGATGTGCGCATTGGGTTAAAAAAGTACATTGGCAGTATGCTTGATTACGGCGTAGGAAGCAAGGATATTCATTTTGTAGTAAGCTCAGGAGCTGCAAAAGCCGAAGTAACGCAAAAGATCACAAGAGTGCTGAAATCGCTTGGATACGTTGTCAATCAGGTGACTCCTGAGCAGGAAGGACAGCTGGCCTTGAAATCTGTTCTGCCTGCCGAATATGCCGGTAAAGCGTTTGTGGTGGACATTGGCTCAGGTAATACCAAGATCTCCTGGATCAAAGACGGTAAGGTTTCGGCATTAGAGTCTTATGGTGCAAAGTATTTCCAGGACGGCACAGATGACTCCAAAGTGTACCAGGAAGTGAGCGCCAAAGCAAAACAGATTCCCGCAGACCTGAGAGGTACCTGCTTTATCATTGGCGGCGTACCTTTCGAAATGGCCAAGGAGGTTCGTAAAGGCAAGGAACGCTACACTACATTAAGCGCGCCACTAGCCTATTCTAAAATGACTAATGCCAAATCAAAAGCGGGGGTTAACATTTATAAAGCAGTAACCGACGCTACTGGTTGCAAACAATTTGTCTTTGATTGGGATGCCAACTTTACGATTGGATTCTTGTTAGGATTGTAA